In Marivirga salinae, a single window of DNA contains:
- a CDS encoding glycosyltransferase family 4 protein, with protein sequence MKILFIQKEGGIFGAEQFQLRTIPALLKAGTEVEFLRLYTDHQLGKDSPFVQQLNDLGVNVYQVKITNIPRPSQFFQIKNIIKNGEYDLVHTHLIHADLYGAVVKKFLLPKMKLISTKHGYEEDYNNRFGFDPSYKRKDLYWRINKFSESVANKSFAISDGLRDLFINTGISKSEKLDRIHYGFEMKDFIPDDNRDKYRFAKHQLVIAGRLVGFKGHRYALESLTIIKKDFPEIQLLVIGIGELEEELKAYTAKLGLEENVSFLGFSDQVQNFMYHSDVVLTPSIAEGFGVVFLEAINQNTPIAAFDVPAGNEVLPKEYHEFLAKPFNVEEYAKKIKLMLEEPHKLDNAIKAAEDRMLTYFQLDRMINEMIKFYQEVIKN encoded by the coding sequence ATGAAAATACTTTTTATACAAAAAGAAGGCGGAATTTTTGGAGCGGAGCAATTTCAACTTAGAACAATTCCAGCTCTTTTAAAAGCGGGAACCGAAGTTGAATTTCTTCGATTATACACGGATCACCAATTAGGGAAAGATTCTCCATTTGTTCAACAATTAAATGATTTGGGTGTCAATGTTTATCAGGTGAAAATCACCAATATTCCAAGACCCTCTCAATTTTTCCAGATCAAAAATATTATTAAAAATGGTGAATACGATTTAGTGCATACTCATTTAATACATGCTGACTTATATGGAGCAGTGGTGAAGAAATTTTTATTGCCTAAAATGAAATTGATCTCCACTAAACATGGCTATGAAGAGGATTATAATAATCGATTTGGATTTGACCCTTCCTACAAAAGAAAGGATTTATATTGGCGAATAAATAAATTTTCTGAATCTGTTGCAAACAAAAGTTTTGCTATATCAGATGGATTAAGAGACCTATTTATCAATACAGGAATATCAAAATCAGAAAAATTAGACAGAATTCATTATGGTTTTGAAATGAAAGATTTTATCCCAGACGATAATAGGGATAAATATAGGTTTGCAAAGCATCAATTGGTCATAGCAGGTCGTTTGGTTGGTTTTAAAGGGCATCGATATGCTTTGGAGTCATTAACTATCATAAAAAAGGACTTTCCTGAAATACAATTATTGGTAATTGGCATAGGAGAGCTTGAAGAAGAACTTAAAGCATATACTGCTAAATTAGGACTGGAAGAGAATGTGTCATTTTTAGGATTTAGTGATCAGGTTCAGAATTTCATGTATCATTCAGATGTGGTATTAACACCTTCTATAGCAGAAGGATTTGGGGTGGTATTTTTAGAAGCCATTAATCAAAATACTCCAATTGCAGCCTTTGATGTCCCTGCTGGTAATGAAGTTTTACCTAAAGAATATCATGAATTTTTAGCAAAGCCATTTAATGTTGAGGAATATGCTAAAAAAATAAAACTAATGCTTGAAGAGCCTCATAAATTAGATAATGCGATTAAAGCTGCAGAAGATCGAATGCTAACCTATTTTCAATTGGATAGAATGATCAATGAGATGATCAAGTTTTATCAAGAGGTAATTAAAAATTAA
- a CDS encoding glycosyltransferase family 4 protein: protein MQKTKILHILYSGQGGLGTYFMNFVNSDQEKQFEHFAFFYGIEPLNQELEDFCIDNKIQFKYQQKQSKIDFKALKTVMAFQQQHQIQYLLLHTFSLSLLTLFGLFMRWRLIAFDHTTLAYKTLIEKVFTLINHLFAYKMIYFYTGHFEQNKSVFPLLSFGKNSHIIPKTVDINFFQPPEEKPKNDVFTIGITARLIQGKRHDLIVETLAKLRDQDLKVNFKIAGIGPKEKEIKELVSKLHLDEQVEFTGLLTRNELLSFYHSLDAYIHASEGETICYSIMEAQACGLPILASDVEGINNVIFETTGGFLFKNNNADLVSKFNALLSSDEKLNYYKEQSREAAVNNFTNFNNAALLYSKLN, encoded by the coding sequence ATGCAGAAAACTAAAATCTTACATATTCTTTACTCAGGACAAGGCGGATTGGGGACTTACTTCATGAACTTTGTCAACAGCGATCAGGAAAAGCAATTTGAACATTTTGCTTTTTTTTATGGAATAGAACCTTTAAATCAAGAGTTAGAAGATTTTTGTATTGATAACAAAATCCAGTTTAAATATCAGCAAAAACAATCAAAAATTGATTTTAAGGCTTTAAAGACAGTTATGGCTTTTCAGCAACAACATCAAATTCAATACTTGCTTTTACATACATTTAGTTTAAGTCTATTGACCTTATTTGGTCTTTTCATGAGATGGAGATTGATTGCTTTTGACCATACCACCTTGGCATACAAAACATTGATAGAAAAAGTTTTTACTTTAATCAATCATTTATTTGCCTATAAAATGATTTACTTTTATACAGGCCATTTTGAGCAAAATAAAAGTGTTTTTCCATTATTAAGCTTTGGCAAAAACTCTCATATCATCCCAAAAACCGTTGATATCAATTTCTTTCAGCCGCCTGAAGAAAAACCAAAAAACGATGTTTTCACTATAGGTATTACAGCTAGGCTTATTCAAGGTAAAAGACATGATTTAATAGTAGAAACTTTGGCAAAACTTAGAGACCAAGATTTAAAAGTAAACTTTAAAATTGCGGGCATCGGTCCAAAAGAAAAGGAAATAAAAGAGTTGGTTAGCAAGTTACATTTAGACGAGCAAGTTGAGTTTACAGGCTTACTAACTAGAAATGAATTATTGTCTTTTTATCATTCATTGGATGCTTATATTCACGCTTCAGAAGGAGAAACGATTTGTTATTCTATTATGGAGGCTCAGGCTTGCGGATTACCCATTTTAGCATCGGATGTAGAAGGAATTAATAATGTGATTTTTGAAACCACAGGGGGTTTTTTGTTTAAAAATAATAATGCAGATTTAGTGAGTAAGTTTAATGCCTTGCTAAGCTCAGATGAGAAACTTAACTATTATAAAGAGCAATCCAGAGAAGCTGCAGTAAATAATTTCACTAATTTTAATAATGCAGCATTACTTTATTCAAAATTGAATTAA